The Ooceraea biroi isolate clonal line C1 chromosome 1, Obir_v5.4, whole genome shotgun sequence genome has a window encoding:
- the LOC105278516 gene encoding uncharacterized protein LOC105278516, translating to MDALYPNLYDRFKTEGLCPVCLMEMELMPRYSCVNGHTMCHRCKPYYFGCPTCLAPLNVETMPPHVDVAPSSAHPLPYPRHHIGDHTPSAPSMNDFLDHERAWDEPSRTSSGDQRLESCSYTHLGCWIKVPEHLRTLHESRCQFRPHLEEEHMPTDLRHGHDDLVECSFTAAGCRVRTVPWRRGIHEKYCMYKNNFQAVDDLSENLASTTFADNDYGSDPDELVQCRFRRYGCMVSMPRRRKYTHEQKCNYKSNQRDVDDGFFPYPAEPELDPEEQLECRWSEYGCRIKPKRCRKPIHEDKCNYRMEECAYKDYGCNAIFTPARKYAHESTCSFAN from the exons ATGGACGCGTTGTATCCGAATCTCTACGACCGTTTCAAGACCGAGGGCCTCTGCCCCGTGTGTCTGATGGAGATGGAGCTCATGCCTAGGTACTCGTGCGTGAACGGTCACACCATGTGCCACCGTTGCAAGCCTTACTACTTTGGCTGTCCCACGTGCCTGGCGCCGTTGAACGTGGAAACCATGCCGCCGCACGTAGACGTAGCACCCTCGTCGGCGCACCCCTTACCGTACCCCCGGCACCATATCGGCGACCATACCCCCAGCGCGCCGTCCATGAACGACTTCCTGGACCACGAAAGAGCTTGGGACGAACCGTCGAGAACGTCGTCGGGAGATCAACGGCTCGAATCCTGCTCGTACACTCATCTGGGATGCTGGATAAAGGTGCCAGAGCATCTACGGACGCTTCACGAGTCGAG atGCCAGTTTCGACCGCATCTCGAGGAGGAGCACATGCCGACGGATCTTCGTCACGGTCACGACGATTTGGTAGAGTGCTCGTTCACCGCAGCCGGATGTCGAGTACGGACGGTGCCATGGAGGCGCGGCATCCACGAAAAGTATTGCATGTACAAGAATAATTTCCAAGCAGTGGACGACCTCAGCGAGAATCTCGCGTCCACGACTTTCGCTGATAACGATTATGGCAGCGATCCCGACGAGCTGGTGCAGTGCAGGTTCAGACGCTACGGCTGCATGGTGAGCATGCCAAGGAGGCGGAAATACACGCACGAGCAGAAGTGCAACTACAAGAGCAATCAAAGGGACGTGGACGATGGTTTCTTTCCTTATCCGGCCGAACCGGAATTGGATCCCGAGGAGCAGCTAGAATGCAGATGGTCCGAGTATGGGTGTAGAATTAAACCGAAGCGGTGCCGCAAGCCAATTCACGAGGACAAGTGCAATTACAGGATGGAGGAATGCGCGTACAAGGACTACGGCTGTAACGCCATTTTCACGCCCGCCCGAAAATACGCGCACGAGAGCACCTGCAGCTTCGCCAATTAA